One genomic window of Solanum dulcamara chromosome 12, daSolDulc1.2, whole genome shotgun sequence includes the following:
- the LOC129876861 gene encoding uncharacterized protein LOC129876861, with translation MAVRPELLYCKFSRNVLEAKKEQGIAIKSEDEQEVAIQTGCESVLDTSLVCDLNYPPVTSRKSRHELTEAEKEERRLRRLLANRESAKRTVRRRQAMREELTRKAADLELENEKLKKNKELAAAEYNSLNIKNNNLRMQIEAEVEETDDDSKSTLVETPTSTTSPTFLHDQVPLVLSTVFPPFDGLMLQGGPQSISGVAPQMSDTSLVMTNTPGTPLYIVSFPCQMQFHAQSSPFHPYPNDQHTTSSTPKTTVNMENHLKAAPLKVETKTPDSIDTKPREFLIHDPDTSSTSNPLVLPVIARQNEITQQHIYTLLMSKLLVLLLGV, from the exons ATGGCAGTCCGACCTGAATTACTCTATTGCAAGTTTTCTCGGAATGTGTTGGAGGCAAAG AAGGAGCAAGGAATAGCCATAAAGTCTGAAGATGAGCAGGAAGTAGCCATTCAGACTGGATGTGAATCTGTACTCGATACAAGTCTTGTATGTGATTTGAATTATCCACCAGTTACCAGCAGAAAATCAAGGCATGAATTGACTGAG GCAGAGAAGGAAGAACGAAGGCTGCGCCGTCTATTAGCTAATAGAGAATCCGCCAAGCGGACAGTTCGCCGTAGACAG GCAATGCGAGAGGAATTGACAAGAAAAGCAGCTGATCTTGAACTGGAgaatgaaaaattgaagaag AACAAAGAGCTTGCTGCTGCGGAGTACAATTCTttgaatatcaaaaataataaccTGAGAATGCAG ATAGAGGCTGAAGTGGAGGAAACGGATGATGATTCTAAGTCTACTCTTGTAGAAACTCCTACTTCAACTACATCACCAACTTTCCTGCATGATCAAGTGCCTCTCGTTCTGTCTACCGTCTTTCCACCTTTTGATGGTCTCATGTTACAAGGTGGTCCGCAAAGTATCTCTGGCGTTGCACCACAGATGTCTGATACATCTTTGGTGATGACGAACACTCCAGGGACTCCTCTATATATAGTTTCCTTTCCTTGTCAGATGCAATTCCATGCCCAAAGTTCCCCATTTCATCCATATCCAAATGACCAGCATACGACTTCTTCAACTCCAAAAACCACGGTCAACATGGAAAATCACCTAAAAGCAGCTCCTCTGAAAGTTGAAACAAAAACTCCTGATTCAATAGATACTAAGCCTAGAGAATTCCTTATTCACGACCCTGACACGTCTTCTACTTCAAATCCTTTAGTACTACCGGTTATTGCTAGACAAAATGAGATCACtcaacaacatatatatacactccTGATGTCAAAGTTGCTTGTTCTGCTGTTGGGCGTGTAG